A genomic region of Papaver somniferum cultivar HN1 chromosome 7, ASM357369v1, whole genome shotgun sequence contains the following coding sequences:
- the LOC113295799 gene encoding protein PELPK2-like, whose amino-acid sequence MAAHYLIFVMISSLFLIHCDHVTVVHAARYLLETTPTVPEIPKLTLPKPELPPLPEFPNLPKPELPKIDIPSLPKIDIPSLPKLCLR is encoded by the coding sequence ATGGCTGCTCACTATTTGATTTTTGTCATGATTAGTAGTTTGTTTCTCATTCACTGCGATCACGTAACGGTAGTTCATGCAGCTCGTTATCTGTTGGAAACAACACCAACTGTTCCAGAGATTCCCAAACTTACATTACCTAAACCTGAATTACCACCGTTACCCGAGTTCCCAAATTTACCAAAGCCAGAGTTGCCGAAGATTGACATCCCATCCTTGCCAAAGATTGACATCCCGTCCTTACCAAAGCTCTGCCTAAGATAG